The following coding sequences are from one Sphingomonadaceae bacterium OTU29LAMAA1 window:
- the ftsH gene encoding ATP-dependent zinc metalloprotease FtsH produces the protein MKSLLIWVGILLALALFVQLFNGPTSAGASNTVAYSKFLDSVDEGTVKDVAISRDVITGTYSSGEKFRTYPIQDATLVPHLRAKNVTIAAKPDEGTSMWMLLLYQSLPFLLFLGIAFFVLKQMQKNTGGGAMGFGKSRARMLTQKEGKVTFDDVAGIDEARSELTEIVDFLKDPTKFARLGGKIPKGALLVGSPGTGKTLLARAIAGEAGVPFFTISGSDFVEMFVGVGASRVRDMFEQAKKSAPCIVFIDEIDAVGRHRGAGLGNGNDEREQTLNQLLVEMDGFEANEGIIIVAATNRPDVLDPALLRPGRFDRQVVVPRPDIEGRIKILEVHMKKVPLAPDVDARVIARGTPGFSGADLANLVNEAALTGARKGKRLVAMAEFEEAKDKVMMGAERRSMVMTEDEKRMTAYHEAGHAIVSIHEQASDPIHKATIIPRGRALGMVMRLPERDSYSYHRDKMYANLAVAMGGRVAEEIIFGYDKVSSGASGDIQYATGLARDMVTKWGMSDKVGPVEYAQPEGESFLGYSSSQPVRMSNATAQLIDDEIKGIVEGGLTRAKQLLTEHVDQLHLLAGALLEYETLSGDEIKKLIAGEEIGRPDPAGPKSSVPRAGTSIPKTRRPGGPFGTPAPLGA, from the coding sequence ATGAAAAGCCTGCTCATATGGGTGGGTATCCTGCTGGCGCTCGCCTTGTTCGTGCAGTTGTTCAACGGGCCGACGAGCGCGGGCGCGAGCAACACCGTCGCCTATTCGAAGTTTCTCGATTCGGTCGACGAAGGCACCGTGAAGGATGTCGCGATCAGTCGCGACGTCATCACCGGCACCTACTCGAGCGGTGAGAAATTCCGGACCTATCCGATCCAGGACGCGACGCTGGTCCCGCACCTGCGTGCCAAGAACGTGACGATCGCGGCCAAGCCCGATGAGGGCACGTCGATGTGGATGCTGCTGCTGTATCAGTCGCTGCCGTTCCTGCTGTTCCTCGGCATCGCGTTCTTCGTTCTGAAGCAGATGCAGAAGAACACCGGCGGCGGCGCGATGGGCTTCGGCAAGAGCCGCGCGCGGATGCTGACGCAGAAGGAAGGCAAGGTCACGTTCGACGATGTCGCCGGCATCGACGAAGCGCGATCGGAACTGACCGAGATCGTCGACTTCCTGAAGGACCCGACCAAGTTCGCGCGCCTCGGCGGCAAGATCCCCAAGGGCGCCCTGCTGGTCGGTTCGCCCGGCACCGGCAAGACGCTGCTCGCCCGCGCGATCGCAGGTGAAGCGGGCGTGCCGTTCTTCACGATTTCGGGTTCGGACTTCGTCGAGATGTTCGTCGGCGTCGGCGCATCCCGTGTCCGCGATATGTTCGAACAGGCCAAGAAGAGCGCGCCTTGCATCGTCTTTATCGACGAGATCGACGCGGTCGGTCGCCATCGCGGTGCCGGCCTCGGCAACGGCAACGACGAACGCGAACAGACGCTCAACCAGCTGCTCGTCGAGATGGACGGGTTCGAGGCGAACGAGGGCATCATCATCGTCGCCGCGACCAACCGTCCCGACGTGCTGGATCCTGCGCTGCTGCGTCCCGGCCGTTTCGATCGTCAGGTCGTCGTTCCACGCCCGGATATCGAAGGCCGGATAAAAATACTCGAAGTACACATGAAAAAAGTGCCGCTGGCGCCCGACGTCGACGCCCGCGTCATTGCGCGCGGTACGCCGGGCTTCTCGGGTGCGGACCTCGCCAACCTCGTCAACGAAGCCGCGCTCACCGGCGCGCGCAAGGGCAAGCGCCTCGTGGCGATGGCCGAGTTTGAAGAGGCCAAGGACAAGGTCATGATGGGCGCCGAGCGCCGCTCGATGGTCATGACCGAGGATGAGAAGCGGATGACCGCCTATCACGAGGCCGGCCACGCGATCGTCTCGATCCACGAACAGGCGTCGGATCCGATCCACAAGGCAACGATCATCCCGCGCGGTCGTGCGTTGGGCATGGTGATGCGCCTGCCGGAACGCGATTCGTACAGCTACCACCGTGACAAGATGTACGCGAACCTCGCGGTGGCGATGGGCGGCCGCGTCGCAGAGGAGATCATCTTCGGCTACGACAAGGTATCGTCGGGCGCGTCGGGCGACATTCAGTACGCCACCGGTCTCGCCCGCGACATGGTCACCAAATGGGGCATGTCGGACAAGGTCGGCCCGGTCGAATACGCCCAGCCGGAAGGCGAATCGTTCCTCGGCTATTCGTCTTCGCAGCCGGTCCGCATGTCGAATGCGACGGCCCAGTTGATCGATGACGAAATCAAGGGCATCGTCGAAGGCGGCCTGACCCGTGCCAAACAGTTGCTCACCGAGCATGTCGATCAGCTTCACCTGCTAGCCGGTGCATTGCTCGAATATGAGACGCTTTCGGGGGACGAGATCAAG